One Malassezia vespertilionis chromosome 6, complete sequence genomic window, CGTGGTGGGCATCGCGAGGGGCGGTGCGCTGCcgtgcggcgtgcgcggcgcttcgctgcCTGTGTACGCGTGGATACTGTTCATATTGAGTGGTGCAAGCGCGTATTCTTGCCGCGACCGAGCCGTGCCTCCATATGGCTGTGTGTCGATCCGGGGCAGCATcggacgcggcggcggcggcggcagatgcggatgcggatgcggatgcggatgcgccgagtgcggcgcagagatGGGGGCAGATCGCGCCGAGGTGTCGAGCATCGGCAGCGCGTTAAACTTGCTTGTGTGTGGCGCTTCCACGTCACACacacgcgctgcatggggcgacgtgcgcagctcgcgaaAAAATGGCGCGCTCCATGGAATGGCCTGCAATGCGCGGGCGCCGCCCTGGATATGGTACAGACCGCGGCGGCCTGCTCGCAAGACTGGATCGgcatcggcaagctgcgcacgcgacGCCTGCCACGCCTCTAAAAACTGGAGGAATACGTGCCCAGAACAGGTGGTATGCTCGGGCGATAGGTCGGCGTCGTCAAAGAGCACGACAGTATCCATGAACCAGTAGGTATCGAAAAGGGCGTCAAAATtcgggcgcgcgccgtacgaCGCAGGAAGCATGCCACGCatcatgcgccgcacttcTTCAAGGCGTGCAAGAGCCTGTGGATGCTGGATGTAAAAGGCAAGACCCGCGTCCATGTCGCACAGTGCCTTGTGTTCCTgcagtgtgcgccgcatgcgccgcaggagCAGACACGAGACGTGGATGTGAATAGATCCAACAAGGTGCAAATcctcgccgctgcacagACGCGTAtcaagcacaagcacaggCGCCCTGTCGTGCGGGTCAAAAGTTGccccgcgcgcgcactgcccgcccagatgcgcggcgggcgTTGCACACGGCGCCGAAGGCCCGCCCACAAGGTGCGGCTCGGAAGCGTACAGCCGATGtagcagcgcctcgccctCTATGGCGGCAATGCGCTGATCAGCACGGCCGGCAGCCCCAATGTTGCATGTCTCCATGCACAATGTTCGCTGGCGCCGTGAGTGGAGCACTGTCCTTCGtgatgcgccgcctgcgctgcgaggCCCTACTTTCGGCCGAGTATCACGTGACGTTACGGGGACCCGCCGCCCGCGTCGCATCCACGATTCTTCTCGACAAACGCACGACCGAGTGTGCTTTGAGAAAGGGGTGACAGAACACAACCTCACAGAGTATATCCATATGTCGACACCGCCGAgtggcgccgcacgcaggGCGCCGAATTCACGGCGACGTGCCACTGCCCGCGGGCGTGCAAACAATGCATCGACCGCAAATGATACGGAAcaggtgcgcgagctgcgcacaaAATACGCGGGCCAGCTTGCCATGCTCCTTGAAATGTTTCCCGAGTGGACCGACGAGGATCTCTTGTTTGTTTTGCAGGAGTCCAGCGGGGTCGTGGAAGTCGCCGTGGGGCGCATTAGCGAGGGCCAGGCGGAGCAGTTTGCTTCCGTCAAGTCCAAGCGGCAGACACGCAAGGAGGCCGCCGCGAGTGCTCCGGCATTGCTGCCCGTACCAACCACGCCGCAGCCAGCGCCTGTCGCTGCTGTGCCGGCGCCAGTGGCGCAGgctccgcgcgcgcgtgcggcaaggaccgagcgcggcactgcgcgtgGCCGTGGCGCCTCGACGCAAGGCGTGCGCGGGCGTGGAGGTTTCCGCGGCGTTGGCACGCGTGCTTCTGTGGGCATGAAGCCTGCTGCTGTAGACGCCACGCCCGTCACCACCACCTCGGCTGCGTTTAGCCTCTCGGATGCAAGCAAATCCACCGACGCTGCAGAAAAGCCGCAGGGGATGAGCTGGGCGCAGATTGCGCGACCGCCGGTGCCCAAACGCGCGCCCGAGCCCACGCTCCCGCTTGAGCAATCTACCGCCGAAGCTGCACCCCCGATTGACGCGCATATTACACAATCGGCACTCGCCCTCGATGCACAAGTGAATGCCGACCAAGCGCCCATGCCTGCGCCAGCTCCGCCGCCCCAGGTTCCGTTTGAgtctgctgctgcgcgtgtgcgtcctcagcgtgcgcgccaggACGCGGCGGTGGTGATGCCCGgcggcgcctcggcgctggaccgCCTCGGCATGCAGTTTGGAAACCTCAACTTTATGGCCAGCGACGACCCCTCCGAAGAGTCTCCCGCCGCGCTTCAGGAACGGTTTTCCGAGatgagcgcgccgaaacaCGACGCGGCACAGCAGGAAGCGTACGGAGCCCAGCCTAGCTTTGACGCGTTCAAGAGCAATGCATTCAGCACGAACCGTTCCTATGCGCTCGCATCGAATGCGCGTCCTCTGGGCCTGGAGCAGGCACAAGCAGATGaggccagcgcgcagcaggcCCAGAATGCCTACTCGTCCATCTACGGCAATCTGCACACGAACCAAAAGAGCAATTTGTACTACGGCCAGCCTGCAAACGCCTCTGTCGCGCTGAaccagcgcggcgaggagcgcagcgcggcacatgcggcgccgcagcatgcggGACcgcagcacgcggcgccgccagaGCACGAGGGCCACGCGGGCCTTGCGCCCAACATGCAGCAGCACTACCCCAACGTGATGCCGTACTACTACCCCTATTACATGCCTAACCAATTCCAGCACTATGCATCCCACGCCGCGGGCTTTGGCCAGTACCCCATGTACGGCGGCCAGCCGCAGCACCCCTCCAAACCAGAGCAGCCGcccacagcgccgcagctttCCTCGCCGTATGCGCCCCACTTGCCGC contains:
- a CDS encoding uncharacterized protein (COG:V; EggNog:ENOG503P3EA), producing the protein METCNIGAAGRADQRIAAIEGEALLHRLYASEPHLVGGPSAPCATPAAHLGGQCARGATFDPHDRAPVLVLDTRLCSGEDLHLVGSIHIHVSCLLLRRMRRTLQEHKALCDMDAGLAFYIQHPQALARLEEVRRMMRGMLPASYGARPNFDALFDTYWFMDTVVLFDDADLSPEHTTCSGHVFLQFLEAWQASRAQLADADPVLRAGRRGLYHIQGGARALQAIPWSAPFFRELRTSPHAARVCDVEAPHTSKFNALPMLDTSARSAPISAPHSAHPHPHPHPHLPPPPPRPMLPRIDTQPYGGTARSRQEYALAPLNMNSIHAYTGSEAPRTPHGSAPPLAMPTTPPDLRALQISTAIPRFLYFGANIGSDTHVEQLKQHGVCAVLNTAYEIDDDVKVHFHDYLQLPLRDIVEQSGVQRSLHQACAFIDHARLYSQPIYVHCRAGKSRSAMVVMAYLIYAYRVPFQQAYAHVAACREHVSPNIGFIAELMHFERDVLRASSARAPALKRRSSLSPSHHSHTHVAGPAAYAAYRADPTWGADTPNFAPSFDTIHDPSKRNTIATLSPSQSTYEALRDT
- the DEF1 gene encoding RNAPII degradation factor (EggNog:ENOG503NVE6; COG:S); translation: MSTPPSGAARRAPNSRRRATARGRANNASTANDTEQVRELRTKYAGQLAMLLEMFPEWTDEDLLFVLQESSGVVEVAVGRISEGQAEQFASVKSKRQTRKEAAASAPALLPVPTTPQPAPVAAVPAPVAQAPRARAARTERGTARGRGASTQGVRGRGGFRGVGTRASVGMKPAAVDATPVTTTSAAFSLSDASKSTDAAEKPQGMSWAQIARPPVPKRAPEPTLPLEQSTAEAAPPIDAHITQSALALDAQVNADQAPMPAPAPPPQVPFESAAARVRPQRARQDAAVVMPGGASALDRLGMQFGNLNFMASDDPSEESPAALQERFSEMSAPKHDAAQQEAYGAQPSFDAFKSNAFSTNRSYALASNARPLGLEQAQADEASAQQAQNAYSSIYGNLHTNQKSNLYYGQPANASVALNQRGEERSAAHAAPQHAGPQHAAPPEHEGHAGLAPNMQQHYPNVMPYYYPYYMPNQFQHYASHAAGFGQYPMYGGQPQHPSKPEQPPTAPQLSSPYAPHLPPTADTAGVPYGTHTPPQHFQTQAVGGNNHSYDVQGFAQRMPNLGAANDFKLQSADANASGIPGLSGFLGGSQANTAQPQRAANASSAPAASSPLDYRSFDAKSPSGAGRAQAAGAPPGISSAQPATAAQQSQHPAYYQQHAQGLGQNAYGAYPYGRQQYWG